In a genomic window of Saccharothrix sp. HUAS TT1:
- a CDS encoding S41 family peptidase, translating into MKHRWRPLTNAAALLAVAAVLVGAGGGTSAAGPDRPPACVQPTPQQPPPPTTTPVTPTTVGQAYYCIFDHYFSGPVLDSRTLLVPAFAAITQELQRRGLDQPGATLPALTGRKDADWKAFRKVYQRIADGLPDDGARAAIGAAAIRAMVDELDDNHARWIDKFAPNLYGFDLSVVVGPGDVDPVAAEPAHLTRVLATGPADAAGLRPGDEVLAINGVPVFVNGVLNTAVLSWLTTGDVGSTMQVTARRPATGEAFTATMTAARFAPPRPDVQSRLVDGDIAYVTLPGFAPELADRVLAAIAELRAGTPLRGVVLDLRGNGGGSPDAVRKLLSALVHDKVTSYWCDAKDRCTPNRTDDSVPLLNLPFVALTDRRCASACDSFSSAVKDLGLGTLVGTRTAGAVSGPGRPHLLDNGTVLALPKLHEIAANREVVNTIGVAPDHHVPMTASDLSTGRDPALDKAVSLL; encoded by the coding sequence GTGAAACACAGATGGCGTCCGCTCACCAACGCCGCCGCGCTGCTCGCTGTTGCCGCCGTGCTCGTCGGCGCGGGAGGCGGCACCTCGGCGGCCGGTCCCGACCGGCCGCCGGCGTGCGTCCAGCCCACGCCCCAGCAACCGCCGCCGCCGACGACGACCCCGGTCACGCCGACCACGGTCGGCCAGGCGTACTACTGCATCTTCGACCACTACTTCAGCGGGCCGGTGCTCGACAGCCGCACGCTGCTGGTGCCCGCGTTCGCCGCGATCACGCAGGAGCTGCAACGGCGCGGCCTCGACCAGCCGGGCGCCACGCTGCCCGCGCTCACCGGCCGCAAGGACGCCGACTGGAAGGCGTTCCGCAAGGTGTACCAGCGGATCGCGGACGGCCTGCCCGACGACGGCGCCCGCGCGGCCATCGGCGCGGCGGCCATCAGGGCCATGGTGGACGAGCTGGACGACAACCACGCGCGGTGGATCGACAAGTTCGCGCCGAACCTCTACGGCTTCGACCTGTCGGTCGTGGTCGGGCCCGGCGACGTCGACCCGGTGGCCGCCGAACCGGCCCACCTCACCCGGGTCCTCGCGACCGGTCCGGCCGACGCCGCCGGTCTGAGGCCGGGGGACGAGGTGCTGGCGATCAACGGTGTGCCGGTGTTCGTGAACGGCGTCCTCAACACGGCGGTGCTGTCGTGGCTCACCACCGGTGACGTCGGCTCGACCATGCAGGTCACCGCGCGCCGTCCCGCCACCGGCGAGGCGTTCACCGCCACCATGACCGCCGCCCGGTTCGCCCCGCCGAGGCCGGACGTGCAGTCCCGGCTGGTGGACGGGGACATCGCCTACGTGACCCTGCCCGGCTTCGCCCCGGAGCTGGCCGACCGGGTGCTCGCGGCCATCGCCGAACTGCGCGCGGGGACACCGCTGCGCGGCGTCGTGCTGGACCTGCGCGGCAACGGCGGCGGCAGCCCGGACGCGGTCCGCAAGCTGCTCAGCGCGCTCGTGCACGACAAGGTGACCAGCTACTGGTGCGACGCCAAGGACCGCTGCACGCCCAACCGCACCGACGACTCCGTCCCGCTGCTGAACCTGCCGTTCGTCGCGCTCACCGACCGGCGCTGCGCGTCGGCGTGCGACTCGTTCTCCAGCGCGGTCAAGGACCTGGGGCTCGGCACGCTGGTCGGCACGCGGACCGCGGGCGCCGTGTCCGGACCGGGTCGGCCGCACCTGCTGGACAACGGGACCGTCCTCGCACTGCCCAAGCTGCACGAGATCGCCGCGAACCGGGAGGTCGTGAACACCATCGGCGTGGCGCCGGACCACCACGTCCCGATGACCGCGTCCGACCTGTCGACGGGCCGCGACCCCGCGCTGGACAAGGCGGTGTCGCTGCTGTGA
- a CDS encoding response regulator transcription factor → MRVLMVEDDEEMALTVAAGLRRAHMAVDVALDGDGGLERALCTDYDVVVLDRDLPGTHGDDVCAALIAAGRRSRILMLTAAATTEDLVDGLGLGADDYLSKPFDFRALVARIGALARRAHPAAPPVLRHGDLVVDTARRRAHRGGRPLDLAPKEFGVLELLLAAAGRVVSAEELLERVWDEATDPFTNAVKITVSRLRAKLGDPPVVETVARSGYRI, encoded by the coding sequence GTGCGGGTGCTGATGGTCGAGGACGACGAGGAAATGGCGCTCACGGTGGCGGCGGGGCTCCGGCGGGCGCACATGGCCGTCGACGTGGCGCTCGACGGCGACGGCGGGCTGGAACGCGCGCTGTGCACCGACTACGACGTGGTCGTGCTGGACCGGGACCTGCCCGGGACGCACGGCGACGACGTGTGCGCGGCGCTGATCGCGGCCGGGCGGCGCAGCCGGATCCTGATGCTGACCGCGGCGGCCACCACCGAGGACCTGGTCGACGGGCTCGGCCTGGGCGCGGACGACTACCTGTCCAAGCCGTTCGACTTCCGCGCCCTCGTGGCGCGGATCGGGGCGTTGGCGCGACGGGCGCACCCGGCCGCGCCACCGGTGCTGCGGCACGGCGACCTGGTGGTCGACACCGCGCGCCGCCGCGCCCACCGCGGTGGCCGGCCGCTCGACCTCGCGCCGAAGGAGTTCGGCGTGCTGGAGCTGCTGCTGGCCGCGGCGGGGCGGGTGGTGTCGGCGGAGGAGCTGCTGGAACGGGTGTGGGACGAGGCGACCGACCCGTTCACCAACGCCGTGAAGATCACCGTCAGCCGGTTGCGGGCCAAGCTCGGCGACCCGCCGGTCGTCGAGACCGTGGCCAGGAGCGGGTACCGGATCTGA
- a CDS encoding sensor histidine kinase, protein MGLLTPPRRTVRLRLTLLHGGLFLLCGAGLLVVTFLLVRHAVTPVDDVTLFRYPPDPGDAARPGAPPRPDDDDDDAARIVAQAELALAEQRRDVLRQLVVQSGVALALTVVLALVLGWWAAGRVLARLRTITAAAREISATNLHRRLALAGPDDELKELGDTFDQLLGRLEASFQAQRRFVANASHELRTPLARQRAIGQVALDDPDATAASLRAAHERVLAAGEQQERLIEAMLALTRGHAGIDVRRPFDLGEVVAEVVEVRRTPEVELRASIGACPVSGHRALAERLVVNLVDNAIRHNAPGGWVEVSCGGGALTVANTGPVVPDDEVRRIFQPFHRVGAARTGPGLGLGLSIVEAIATAHDARVDVTPRPAGGLVVVVTFRDRV, encoded by the coding sequence ATGGGCCTGCTCACCCCGCCGCGCCGGACCGTGCGGCTGCGGCTGACCCTGCTGCACGGCGGGCTGTTCCTGCTCTGCGGAGCGGGGCTGCTGGTCGTCACGTTCCTGCTGGTGCGGCACGCCGTGACGCCGGTGGACGACGTGACGCTGTTCCGGTACCCGCCGGACCCGGGCGACGCCGCACGACCGGGCGCCCCGCCCCGGCCGGACGACGACGACGACGACGCGGCGAGGATCGTGGCGCAGGCCGAGCTGGCGCTGGCCGAGCAGCGGCGGGACGTGCTGCGCCAACTGGTGGTCCAGTCCGGTGTCGCGCTCGCCCTGACGGTGGTGCTGGCGCTCGTGCTCGGCTGGTGGGCGGCGGGCCGGGTGCTGGCCCGGTTGCGCACGATCACCGCGGCCGCGCGGGAGATCTCGGCGACCAACCTGCACCGCAGGCTCGCCCTGGCCGGGCCGGACGACGAGCTGAAGGAGCTGGGCGACACGTTCGACCAGCTGCTCGGCCGGCTGGAGGCGTCGTTCCAGGCGCAGCGCCGGTTCGTCGCCAACGCCTCGCACGAGCTGCGCACGCCGCTGGCCAGGCAGCGCGCGATCGGGCAGGTGGCGTTGGACGACCCGGACGCCACCGCGGCGTCGCTGCGCGCGGCGCACGAGCGGGTGCTCGCGGCGGGTGAGCAGCAGGAGCGGCTGATCGAGGCGATGCTGGCGCTGACCCGCGGGCACGCGGGCATCGACGTGCGGCGGCCGTTCGACCTCGGCGAGGTGGTCGCCGAGGTGGTCGAGGTCCGCCGGACGCCGGAGGTGGAGCTGCGGGCGTCGATCGGGGCGTGCCCGGTGTCCGGGCACCGGGCGCTGGCCGAGCGCCTGGTGGTGAACCTGGTCGACAACGCGATCCGGCACAACGCGCCCGGCGGGTGGGTCGAGGTGTCGTGCGGCGGGGGCGCGCTGACCGTGGCCAACACCGGGCCGGTCGTGCCGGACGACGAGGTGCGGCGGATCTTCCAGCCGTTCCACCGGGTCGGGGCGGCCAGGACGGGTCCTGGGCTGGGGCTCGGGCTGTCGATCGTGGAGGCGATCGCGACCGCGCACGACGCGCGGGTGGACGTGACGCCGAGACCGGCCGGTGGCCTGGTCGTCGTGGTCACGTTCCGCGATCGGGTCTAA
- a CDS encoding general stress protein → MPTTPLLPREPAAVPTPPTGWPIGSYATYAEAQRAVDHLTEQDFPVPDVTIVGVNPMIVERVTARLTWRRVLAGGAVSGAWFGLFVGLLLGMFGTGSLPAAILTGLVTGVVFGMAFAAAGYASVRGRRDFASTTQLVAGRYDVLCEPRTAERGRDLLARLALASPANA, encoded by the coding sequence ATGCCCACGACCCCGCTCCTGCCCCGCGAGCCGGCCGCCGTGCCGACGCCGCCGACCGGGTGGCCGATCGGTTCCTACGCCACGTACGCCGAGGCCCAGCGCGCCGTCGACCACCTGACCGAGCAGGACTTCCCGGTGCCCGACGTGACGATCGTCGGGGTGAACCCGATGATCGTCGAGCGGGTGACCGCCCGGCTGACCTGGCGGCGGGTGCTGGCGGGCGGCGCGGTGTCCGGCGCCTGGTTCGGCCTGTTCGTGGGCCTGCTGCTGGGCATGTTCGGCACCGGCTCGCTGCCCGCGGCCATCCTGACGGGCCTGGTGACCGGCGTCGTCTTCGGCATGGCCTTCGCGGCGGCGGGCTACGCGTCGGTGCGGGGCAGGCGCGACTTCGCGTCCACCACGCAGCTCGTCGCCGGTCGCTACGACGTGCTCTGCGAGCCGCGCACCGCCGAGCGGGGTCGCGACCTGCTGGCCAGGCTCGCCCTCGCCTCGCCGGCGAACGCCTGA